In Opitutaceae bacterium TAV5, one genomic interval encodes:
- a CDS encoding drug:proton antiporter yields the protein MVLYVADTAASTAFYSRLLDRAPAQTWPTFAIFPFGSGLTLALNQRDDIEPKATAAPGATELVFYVSGKDAVLAMHEHWRNLGLTMLQTPTDIGFGDTFTAADPDGHRLRVCDASVWTHPA from the coding sequence ATCGTGCTCTACGTGGCCGACACCGCCGCCAGCACCGCCTTTTATTCGCGCCTCCTCGACCGTGCGCCCGCGCAGACCTGGCCCACCTTCGCCATCTTCCCCTTCGGCTCCGGCCTGACCCTCGCGCTTAACCAACGCGACGACATCGAACCCAAAGCCACCGCCGCCCCCGGCGCCACAGAACTCGTTTTCTATGTTTCAGGAAAAGACGCCGTCCTGGCCATGCATGAGCATTGGCGAAACCTGGGGCTGACCATGCTGCAGACCCCGACAGACATCGGTTTTGGCGACACGTTCACCGCCGCCGACCCCGACGGACACCGTCTCCGTGTCTGCGACGCCTCGGTCTGGACGCACCCTGCGTAA
- a CDS encoding glycerol acyltransferase, with product MNRLLRLLFILGVAWPVTLVWLGLNVRHRRRLPLRGPAIVVANHNSHLDILVLYTLFPVSRVLRVRPAAAADYFLTGNRLLAWFSTRLVGIIPVPRGAASRQFDPLAGCHEALRRGDILIIFPEGTRGEPEQLSAIKSGVWHLGREHPGVPIIPVYMHGLGRSMARGQWIPVPFFVDVFVDTPFPWQENRTTFKTDLQARFATLQSQATRHSFEAHKP from the coding sequence ATGAACCGCCTCCTGCGCCTGCTCTTCATCCTCGGCGTCGCCTGGCCGGTGACGCTGGTCTGGCTCGGCCTCAACGTCCGCCATCGCCGCCGCCTGCCGCTGCGCGGACCCGCCATCGTCGTGGCCAACCACAACAGCCACCTCGACATCCTCGTCCTCTACACCCTGTTCCCGGTCTCGCGCGTGCTGCGCGTGCGCCCTGCCGCCGCCGCCGACTATTTCCTGACGGGCAACCGCCTCCTCGCCTGGTTTTCCACGCGCCTCGTCGGCATCATTCCCGTGCCGCGCGGCGCCGCCTCGCGCCAGTTCGACCCGCTCGCCGGTTGCCACGAAGCGCTCCGGCGCGGCGACATCCTGATCATTTTTCCCGAAGGCACGCGCGGCGAACCCGAACAGCTCTCCGCCATCAAGTCCGGCGTCTGGCACCTGGGGCGCGAGCATCCCGGCGTGCCGATCATCCCGGTCTACATGCACGGCCTCGGCCGTTCGATGGCCCGCGGCCAATGGATACCCGTCCCGTTTTTCGTGGATGTTTTTGTCGACACCCCGTTCCCCTGGCAGGAGAACCGCACCACGTTCAAGACCGACCTCCAGGCCCGTTTCGCCACCCTCCAGAGCCAGGCGACCCGTCACTCATTCGAGGCTCACAAGCCCTGA
- a CDS encoding DNA-binding protein has protein sequence MSRASRLLELLQVLRRHRQPVSGAALSAELGISLRTLYRDIAALQAQGANIEGERGVGYQLRPGFTLPPLMFSGEEIEALVLGSRWVASRGDDKLARAARDALAKIRAILTSSLCDELDASTLLIGPLPGHAATDDDNHLELIRRAIRAGRKLTVTYQDGNGTPSTRTLWPFALGYFEHVRLLVAWCELRQDYRTFRTDRIRHLVTETSPVPRKRMALLREWKTRQGIHD, from the coding sequence ATGTCCCGCGCCTCACGTCTGCTTGAACTTCTGCAAGTCCTGCGTCGCCACCGTCAGCCGGTGAGTGGCGCCGCTCTCTCCGCCGAACTCGGCATCAGCCTGCGCACGCTCTACCGCGACATCGCCGCATTGCAGGCCCAGGGCGCGAACATCGAAGGCGAACGCGGCGTCGGCTACCAGCTTCGCCCCGGCTTCACCCTGCCGCCGCTCATGTTCTCCGGGGAGGAAATCGAAGCTCTCGTGCTCGGCTCGCGCTGGGTCGCCTCGCGCGGCGACGACAAGCTCGCCCGCGCCGCACGCGACGCCCTCGCCAAAATCCGCGCCATCCTCACCTCCTCCCTCTGTGACGAACTCGACGCCTCAACCCTGCTCATCGGACCGCTTCCCGGGCACGCCGCCACCGACGATGACAACCACCTCGAACTGATCCGGCGCGCCATTCGCGCCGGGCGCAAACTCACCGTCACCTACCAGGATGGTAACGGGACGCCCAGCACACGCACCCTCTGGCCCTTTGCGCTCGGCTACTTCGAACACGTCCGCCTGCTCGTCGCCTGGTGCGAACTCCGGCAGGACTACCGCACGTTCCGCACCGATCGTATCCGACATCTCGTGACGGAGACGAGCCCCGTCCCGCGAAAACGCATGGCCCTCCTCCGCGAATGGAAAACCCGCCAAGGCATCCACGACTGA
- a CDS encoding signal recognition particle — protein sequence MFESLTDKLSNALRHLRGVGKLTDENMAEALKEVRTALLSADVHFKVVREFVERAQQQVVGQDVLKGVTPGQQIVKIIHDELVRLLGEGSTALSAARPIKILMVGLHGSGKTTSTAKLGKLLAKRGYARPFVVGCDVYRPAAIDQLEILARQEDLGFYADRVSKDVPAIGAAGLAAARDAGADAIIFDTAGRLQIDHDLIEEVKKLRERIRPDEVLLVADGALGQEAVNVARTFHEALQLTGLILTKLDGDARGGAALSIKSITGVPIKFVGTGEKTADFDTFYPDRLASRILGMGDVVSLVEKAQEVIDEKEAERMAEKMRKADFNLEDFLAQMQQIKKLGSMQNILGMMPGLNGIKLDDQAEKGMKRTESIILSMTLKERRKPEILNGSRRLRIANGAGVKVVEVNQLLKQFQQMQKMMKMMKGGGGKKMMRQMQALQKQGGQPGGGRRMF from the coding sequence ATGTTCGAATCCCTGACCGACAAACTCTCCAACGCCCTTCGCCACCTCCGCGGTGTCGGCAAGCTCACCGACGAGAACATGGCCGAGGCCCTCAAGGAAGTCCGCACCGCGCTCCTCTCCGCCGACGTCCACTTCAAGGTCGTGCGCGAATTCGTCGAACGCGCGCAACAACAGGTCGTCGGCCAGGACGTCCTCAAGGGCGTCACGCCCGGCCAGCAGATCGTCAAGATCATCCACGATGAACTCGTCCGCCTCCTCGGCGAAGGCTCCACCGCGCTCTCCGCCGCCCGCCCGATAAAAATCCTCATGGTCGGCCTGCACGGCTCCGGCAAGACCACCTCCACCGCCAAGCTGGGGAAACTCCTCGCCAAACGCGGCTACGCCAGACCCTTCGTCGTCGGCTGCGACGTCTATCGTCCCGCCGCCATCGACCAGCTCGAGATCCTCGCAAGACAGGAAGACCTCGGTTTTTACGCCGACCGCGTCTCGAAAGACGTCCCCGCCATCGGTGCCGCCGGTCTCGCCGCCGCCCGCGATGCCGGCGCCGACGCCATCATTTTCGACACCGCCGGCCGCCTCCAGATCGACCACGACCTCATCGAGGAAGTCAAAAAACTCCGCGAACGCATCCGGCCCGACGAAGTCCTCCTCGTCGCCGACGGCGCCCTCGGCCAGGAAGCCGTCAACGTCGCCCGCACCTTCCACGAAGCCCTCCAGCTCACCGGCCTCATCCTCACCAAGCTCGACGGCGACGCGCGCGGCGGCGCCGCCCTCTCGATCAAAAGCATCACCGGCGTCCCGATCAAGTTTGTGGGCACCGGCGAAAAGACCGCCGACTTCGACACCTTTTATCCCGACCGGCTCGCCTCCCGCATCCTCGGCATGGGCGACGTCGTCTCGCTCGTCGAAAAGGCCCAGGAAGTCATCGACGAAAAGGAAGCCGAGCGCATGGCCGAGAAAATGCGCAAGGCCGACTTCAACCTCGAGGACTTCCTCGCGCAGATGCAGCAGATCAAGAAACTCGGCTCCATGCAGAATATCCTCGGCATGATGCCCGGCCTCAACGGCATCAAGCTCGATGACCAGGCCGAAAAAGGCATGAAACGCACCGAGTCGATCATCCTTTCCATGACGCTCAAGGAGCGCCGCAAACCCGAGATCCTCAACGGCAGCCGCCGCCTCCGCATCGCCAACGGCGCCGGCGTGAAAGTCGTCGAGGTCAACCAGCTCCTCAAGCAGTTCCAGCAGATGCAGAAAATGATGAAGATGATGAAAGGCGGCGGCGGCAAAAAGATGATGCGCCAGATGCAGGCCCTGCAAAAACAGGGCGGCCAGCCCGGCGGCGGCCGGCGCATGTTCTGA
- a CDS encoding C4-dicarboxylate ABC transporter, producing MNKREFLKKAGMGVAVAAAAPYIMGAAKKTIKWRLQTYAGPALGEHVIKPAIDAFNKAANGEMVIELYYADQLVPTGELFRAVQRGTIDAVQSDDDSIASPADVSVFGGYFPFATRYSLDVPTLFSQFGLDKIWEESYAEVKGVTWLSAGAWDPCHFATKQPINSLADLKGKKVFTFPTAGRFLSRFGVVPVTLPWEDIEMALRTGELDGVAWSGITEDYTVGWADVTSYFLTNNISGAWIGSFFANTKAWEAVPEHLKTLFRLCMDSSHYYRQYWYWGGEAKLRTQGTKLKLTSIPDAEWKTVEDEAIKFWDEIAKTGPRAAKVVQIFRDYNDMMQKAGRPYRY from the coding sequence ATGAACAAACGCGAATTCCTGAAGAAGGCGGGCATGGGGGTGGCTGTCGCAGCAGCGGCGCCCTACATTATGGGGGCGGCAAAAAAGACGATCAAATGGCGGCTGCAAACCTACGCCGGACCGGCCCTCGGCGAGCACGTCATCAAGCCTGCCATCGACGCCTTCAACAAGGCGGCCAACGGCGAGATGGTCATCGAACTTTATTACGCCGACCAGCTCGTGCCCACCGGCGAGCTTTTCCGGGCCGTGCAACGCGGCACCATCGACGCCGTGCAAAGCGACGACGACTCCATCGCCTCCCCCGCCGATGTATCCGTTTTCGGCGGCTACTTCCCGTTCGCGACCCGCTACAGCCTCGACGTCCCCACGCTCTTTTCCCAGTTCGGCCTGGACAAGATCTGGGAGGAATCCTACGCCGAGGTCAAAGGCGTGACGTGGTTGAGCGCCGGCGCCTGGGACCCCTGCCACTTCGCGACCAAACAACCGATCAACAGCCTCGCCGACCTCAAGGGCAAGAAGGTCTTCACCTTCCCCACCGCCGGCCGCTTCCTCTCGCGCTTCGGCGTAGTCCCGGTGACACTACCCTGGGAAGACATCGAGATGGCCCTCCGCACCGGCGAGCTCGACGGCGTCGCCTGGTCGGGCATCACCGAAGACTACACCGTCGGCTGGGCCGACGTCACCAGCTACTTCCTGACCAACAACATCTCCGGCGCGTGGATCGGCTCCTTCTTCGCCAACACCAAGGCGTGGGAAGCCGTGCCCGAACACCTCAAGACGCTCTTCAGGCTGTGCATGGACAGCTCGCACTACTACCGCCAGTACTGGTACTGGGGCGGCGAGGCCAAGCTGCGCACCCAGGGGACCAAGCTGAAACTCACCTCCATCCCCGACGCGGAGTGGAAAACGGTCGAGGACGAGGCGATCAAGTTCTGGGACGAAATCGCCAAGACCGGTCCGCGCGCCGCCAAGGTCGTGCAGATTTTCCGCGACTATAACGACATGATGCAAAAGGCCGGCCGACCCTACCGCTACTGA
- a CDS encoding N-terminal cleavage protein: protein MMPGFPLLSNHLPRMKFVLPPRRPMSSFPPKNAPSRHGGHPRSGRGQHGAGFTLVELLAVIAIIGILSAILIPVVGIARKSAHQARCLSNLKDLGNAFFLYHAENRELFPRARDADGKTWDTAIGFSPETGTVLHCPLDTDERSPGPGIAPRSYSMNDQLMENLDNPQRGINFPIIPNPVKTVLLSEWFANGNIVGRSDYAWNITPDKVFDSMPYVHGGGSSCHILWMDGHVSLVRKSKLTLEDFLFD, encoded by the coding sequence ATGATGCCCGGGTTTCCTCTCCTCTCGAACCATCTTCCCCGGATGAAATTCGTCCTGCCGCCCCGGCGTCCCATGTCTTCATTCCCCCCAAAAAACGCACCGTCCCGCCATGGCGGCCATCCTCGCTCTGGACGCGGGCAGCACGGCGCGGGCTTCACACTCGTCGAACTGCTCGCCGTCATCGCCATCATCGGCATCCTCTCCGCGATTTTGATCCCGGTCGTCGGAATCGCCCGTAAAAGCGCCCATCAGGCCCGATGCCTCTCCAATCTGAAAGATCTCGGAAATGCATTCTTCCTCTATCATGCCGAAAACCGGGAATTGTTTCCCCGGGCCAGGGACGCCGACGGGAAAACATGGGATACAGCCATCGGCTTCAGCCCGGAGACTGGGACCGTTTTGCATTGTCCCCTGGATACGGACGAGAGATCCCCGGGGCCGGGTATTGCGCCACGGAGCTATTCAATGAATGATCAGTTGATGGAAAATCTGGACAACCCCCAGAGGGGTATCAATTTTCCCATTATCCCCAATCCCGTAAAAACCGTGCTGCTGAGCGAGTGGTTCGCCAATGGCAACATTGTGGGCCGGAGCGACTACGCCTGGAACATAACGCCCGACAAGGTGTTTGACAGCATGCCTTACGTCCATGGCGGCGGCTCCTCGTGCCATATTCTCTGGATGGACGGCCACGTCAGCCTCGTCCGCAAATCCAAACTGACCTTGGAAGACTTCCTCTTCGACTGA
- a CDS encoding membrane protein, with amino-acid sequence MTIYELKPRFQALLRPLARLLFRSGVTANHVTLGAMALSVATGLLVVWQPRPLVLLVLPVVLFVRMALNAIDGMLAREFGQKSRLGAILNETTDVASDAALYLPFAWLPGGVPWLVFVCVLLAALTEMIGLQGLTLGASRRYDGPMGKSDRAFVFGAYALVIACWPRAFAWSPWVFAVVGVLLVATCLKRARRALAEAARNPSSS; translated from the coding sequence ATGACCATCTACGAACTCAAACCCCGCTTCCAGGCGCTGCTCCGGCCGCTCGCGCGGCTGCTCTTCCGCAGCGGCGTCACGGCCAACCATGTCACGCTGGGCGCGATGGCGCTCTCCGTCGCCACCGGGCTGCTCGTCGTCTGGCAGCCGCGGCCGCTCGTGCTGCTCGTCCTGCCCGTCGTGCTTTTCGTGCGCATGGCGCTCAACGCCATCGACGGCATGCTCGCCCGCGAGTTCGGACAAAAATCCCGGCTCGGCGCCATCCTCAACGAGACGACCGACGTCGCCTCCGACGCCGCGCTTTATCTCCCCTTTGCCTGGCTGCCGGGCGGCGTGCCGTGGCTGGTCTTCGTGTGCGTCCTGCTCGCCGCCCTCACGGAAATGATCGGCCTGCAAGGGCTCACCCTCGGCGCCAGCCGCCGCTACGACGGACCGATGGGCAAGAGCGACCGCGCCTTCGTCTTCGGGGCGTATGCCCTCGTGATCGCCTGCTGGCCGCGGGCATTCGCGTGGAGCCCGTGGGTCTTTGCCGTTGTCGGCGTGCTGCTCGTCGCCACCTGCCTGAAACGCGCCCGCCGCGCCCTCGCCGAAGCCGCCCGGAACCCCTCCTCTTCATGA
- a CDS encoding phosphatidate cytidylyltransferase, which yields MTPEKTLWTAFGAVGLVLVAATITIALLARRHPMRDWRELTLRVRTWWIIVAVFAVAITFNNTVSVVVFGFVSFLAFKEYLTLVPTRRADHLTLLWAYLAIPVQYWWVYDGWYGMFIIFIPIYMFLFLPMRMVFIGETQGFLRSAATLHWGLMTTVYCLSHMAFLIVLPGTAVGGAAGNGPLLVLYLVVLTQANDVAQYLWGKSLGRGKIVPKVSPGKTTIGFLGGAATTTALGGVLGPVLTPMNWQWSLASGLLIGVTGFVGDVVVSAVKRDIGVKDSGDLLPGHGGILDRLDSLTYTAPLFFHFLRYLYY from the coding sequence ATGACACCCGAAAAAACCCTCTGGACCGCCTTCGGCGCCGTCGGCCTCGTACTCGTCGCGGCCACGATCACCATCGCCCTTCTCGCCCGCCGCCACCCGATGCGCGACTGGCGCGAACTTACCCTGCGCGTGCGCACCTGGTGGATCATCGTGGCCGTGTTCGCCGTCGCCATCACGTTTAACAACACCGTCTCCGTCGTCGTGTTCGGTTTCGTGAGTTTCCTCGCGTTCAAGGAATACCTCACGCTTGTCCCCACGCGCCGCGCCGACCATCTCACGCTGCTCTGGGCCTACCTCGCCATCCCCGTGCAATACTGGTGGGTTTACGACGGCTGGTACGGGATGTTCATCATTTTTATCCCCATCTACATGTTCCTCTTCCTGCCCATGCGGATGGTCTTCATCGGCGAGACGCAGGGCTTTCTCCGCTCCGCCGCCACGCTCCACTGGGGGCTGATGACGACCGTCTACTGCCTCAGCCACATGGCATTTCTCATCGTGCTGCCCGGGACGGCGGTCGGCGGCGCGGCGGGCAACGGCCCCCTGCTCGTCCTCTACCTCGTCGTCCTCACGCAGGCCAACGACGTCGCCCAGTACCTCTGGGGCAAATCGCTCGGCCGCGGCAAGATCGTCCCGAAAGTCAGCCCGGGCAAGACCACCATCGGCTTCCTCGGAGGCGCGGCCACCACCACCGCGCTCGGCGGCGTCCTCGGCCCCGTGCTCACTCCCATGAACTGGCAATGGTCGCTCGCTTCCGGCCTGCTGATCGGCGTCACCGGTTTCGTCGGCGACGTGGTCGTCTCCGCCGTCAAACGCGACATCGGCGTCAAGGACAGCGGCGACCTCCTCCCCGGCCACGGCGGCATTCTCGACCGGCTCGACTCGCTCACCTACACCGCGCCGCTCTTCTTTCATTTCCTGCGCTATCTGTATTACTGA
- a CDS encoding anchor protein, which yields MATSLLTFASTPASAELLLHFDFNSINGNAVPDVSGHANNGELKGTAAGKAAGAGVSGTSGDYAFNNSDSTFGSGTANTGGGVLVTTGLGNLTSFTVTMWYKADSVMPASNSARIFDLNGTPGGGDQGSLSLTPAGQLNGLGKTSEANEILKSSAEWVFVAFAFNGTDKTVRFYTGTSDASAPLVSLGGSTVTNTSLNFGGSGALLTFGSNTAYGRALDGWLDGIRVYGATSGASGALDASAIAQIRLDGLSSIPEPSTCVMLAGLLAIAGAIVGKFSQKTFSSRN from the coding sequence ATTGCGACCTCCCTTCTGACCTTCGCGTCCACCCCGGCCTCCGCCGAACTGCTTCTTCACTTCGACTTCAACAGCATCAACGGCAATGCCGTCCCCGACGTCTCCGGCCACGCCAACAATGGCGAACTCAAAGGTACCGCCGCCGGCAAGGCAGCCGGCGCCGGCGTATCCGGGACATCCGGCGATTACGCTTTCAACAACTCCGATTCCACCTTCGGGAGTGGGACGGCCAACACGGGAGGCGGCGTCTTGGTCACCACCGGGCTTGGCAATCTCACTTCCTTTACCGTCACCATGTGGTACAAGGCTGACTCTGTCATGCCTGCGAGTAATTCCGCCCGGATCTTCGATCTGAATGGCACACCAGGGGGTGGAGATCAGGGCAGCCTTTCGCTCACTCCTGCCGGCCAGTTGAACGGACTCGGTAAAACAAGCGAGGCAAATGAAATTTTGAAAAGCAGCGCGGAATGGGTATTCGTCGCCTTTGCCTTTAACGGCACTGATAAAACCGTCCGTTTTTACACTGGCACTTCCGACGCAAGCGCGCCCCTTGTCTCGCTTGGGGGTTCAACTGTCACCAATACCTCGCTTAATTTTGGCGGATCCGGCGCCTTGCTGACCTTTGGCTCCAACACGGCCTACGGTCGTGCCCTTGACGGATGGCTTGATGGCATCCGTGTATACGGTGCCACGTCAGGCGCTTCGGGTGCGCTCGACGCCTCGGCCATCGCACAGATACGTCTTGATGGGTTGAGCAGCATTCCCGAGCCATCCACCTGTGTGATGCTGGCCGGCCTGCTGGCCATTGCGGGGGCAATCGTTGGAAAATTTTCCCAAAAGACATTCAGTTCCAGAAACTAA
- a CDS encoding cephalosporin-C deacetylase, which yields MSVSSPCNRSTSVRCRSLLRVFPPAILSLVLSTLLFATDAPGVQLKIRPDRADWTYTCGEPARFVVTATMDGKPLAGADLHYSIGPEQMPVTMKNARLDEQGRLNLDAGTLERPGFLRCNVSLAYKGQNHRGLSTAAYSPEKIRPTQTEPPDFDAFWRHGLAQLREISLEPEITPFGGKASPFVDLYYVSFRTVPHLDAKSHPLESSPRVHGVLSVPKAPGRYPGALYIPGAGVSRRNGEREPDAITLQIGVHGIPVNQPDAYYKKQYTGPLKEYYLQGLDSPLQHYYRRVILGCIRALDFLASRPEYDGNNLSVIGGSQGGFLALATTALDSRVKSVVVRYPAYCDVTGYLHGRAGGWPHMFAPRPDGASNPNVTPGKISTTGYYDSVNFARRIRVPGHYSWGYNDEVCPPTSIYAAYNLISAPKDLSLVLEAGHRPTEVQLKAARLWLASQRQ from the coding sequence ATGTCCGTCTCATCCCCTTGCAACCGATCCACGAGCGTCCGCTGCCGCAGCCTCCTTCGTGTCTTTCCGCCAGCGATTCTTTCACTCGTTCTTTCAACGCTCCTTTTCGCGACCGACGCCCCCGGCGTGCAGCTCAAGATCCGCCCCGATCGCGCCGACTGGACCTACACCTGCGGGGAGCCTGCCCGCTTCGTCGTTACCGCCACCATGGATGGCAAGCCCCTCGCCGGCGCCGACCTGCATTACAGCATCGGCCCTGAACAAATGCCCGTCACCATGAAAAACGCCCGCCTCGACGAACAAGGGCGCCTCAATCTCGATGCCGGCACGCTGGAGCGGCCCGGGTTCCTTCGCTGCAATGTCAGCTTGGCTTACAAGGGCCAAAACCATCGCGGCCTGTCCACCGCCGCCTACTCCCCGGAAAAAATACGCCCCACGCAGACCGAGCCGCCCGATTTCGATGCGTTCTGGCGGCACGGTCTTGCCCAGCTCAGGGAGATTTCACTCGAACCGGAAATCACCCCGTTTGGCGGAAAGGCCTCCCCCTTCGTTGACCTCTATTACGTCAGTTTTCGCACCGTGCCGCATCTCGATGCCAAAAGCCATCCCCTTGAATCCTCCCCCCGCGTCCATGGCGTTCTTTCCGTGCCCAAAGCACCCGGCCGATATCCTGGCGCGCTCTACATCCCGGGCGCCGGAGTCAGCCGCCGTAATGGAGAACGCGAACCGGATGCCATCACCCTGCAAATAGGAGTCCACGGCATTCCAGTCAACCAACCCGATGCGTATTATAAAAAACAGTACACAGGACCGCTGAAGGAATATTATCTGCAAGGTTTGGATTCCCCTCTTCAGCACTATTACCGCCGTGTGATCCTTGGTTGTATCCGCGCTCTCGATTTTCTTGCCAGCCGCCCCGAATACGACGGAAACAACCTTTCCGTCATCGGAGGCAGCCAAGGCGGCTTTCTGGCCCTTGCCACCACTGCGCTCGATTCACGGGTCAAAAGCGTCGTCGTCCGGTATCCGGCTTATTGCGATGTCACCGGCTATCTCCATGGCCGCGCGGGCGGCTGGCCTCATATGTTTGCCCCTCGCCCCGACGGCGCGTCCAATCCCAACGTCACGCCGGGAAAAATCTCCACCACCGGATATTATGACTCCGTCAACTTTGCCCGGCGCATCCGCGTTCCCGGCCATTATTCATGGGGGTACAATGACGAGGTCTGCCCGCCCACCTCCATCTACGCCGCCTACAATCTCATTTCCGCGCCCAAGGATCTGAGCCTCGTTCTTGAAGCTGGGCACAGGCCCACCGAGGTTCAGCTCAAAGCCGCCCGTCTCTGGCTTGCCAGTCAGCGTCAGTAA
- a CDS encoding D-alanyl-D-alanine carboxypeptidase has translation MIRFFHRSCRSLFSVSAVALALFATHPLPTRAAADIPHRGYIVTDAATGRVLLEDNADSPHPPASVTKLMTFLGVFEKIAAGSLAPDAPVAISLEAQRMGGSQVYLEEKEVFAVDDLLYALMVQSANDAAVALAEAAAGSREAFVEQMNSRARALGMAHTTWRTPHGLPPNARLGQEPDLSTPRDLALLSRHLLLHTDILRYTSTRTRDFRPGPKVQAMKNHNHLLWSVNGCDGLKTGYYTKAGFSLAATVQRNGKRIIVVVLGVPERKQRDALVATLVEKGFAALPPGTPDFRAAYTPPLRPVGLVPAAGHEGSAPGQKTPDTGGPGPEDSSEESGGLPAIRFPL, from the coding sequence ATGATCCGGTTCTTCCATCGCTCCTGTCGCTCCCTTTTTTCCGTCTCTGCCGTCGCGCTCGCCCTGTTCGCCACCCATCCGCTCCCCACCCGGGCCGCCGCCGACATCCCGCACCGCGGCTACATCGTCACCGACGCCGCCACCGGCCGCGTCCTGCTGGAGGACAACGCCGACTCTCCCCACCCGCCCGCCAGCGTCACCAAACTCATGACGTTTCTCGGCGTCTTCGAAAAGATCGCCGCCGGCTCGCTCGCGCCCGACGCTCCGGTCGCCATCAGCCTCGAAGCCCAGCGCATGGGCGGCTCGCAGGTTTACCTCGAGGAGAAGGAGGTCTTCGCCGTGGACGACCTGCTCTACGCACTCATGGTCCAGTCGGCCAACGACGCCGCCGTCGCCCTCGCCGAAGCCGCCGCCGGATCGCGCGAGGCGTTTGTCGAACAGATGAACAGCCGCGCCCGCGCCCTCGGCATGGCCCATACCACCTGGCGCACGCCCCACGGTCTGCCTCCCAATGCCCGGCTCGGCCAGGAACCCGATCTCTCCACGCCGCGCGACCTCGCCCTGCTCAGCCGCCATCTCCTGCTCCACACCGACATCCTCCGCTACACCTCGACCCGCACCCGCGATTTCCGTCCCGGCCCCAAGGTCCAGGCGATGAAAAACCACAACCACCTCCTCTGGTCGGTCAACGGCTGCGACGGACTCAAGACCGGCTACTACACGAAAGCCGGCTTCTCGCTGGCCGCCACCGTGCAACGCAACGGCAAACGCATCATCGTCGTCGTGCTCGGCGTCCCCGAACGCAAGCAACGCGACGCCCTCGTCGCCACGCTCGTCGAAAAAGGCTTCGCCGCGCTCCCGCCCGGCACACCCGATTTCAGGGCCGCGTACACGCCGCCCCTCCGCCCCGTAGGCCTCGTCCCCGCCGCCGGGCATGAGGGCAGCGCTCCGGGACAAAAGACTCCCGACACCGGCGGGCCGGGGCCGGAAGACAGTTCCGAAGAATCGGGCGGCCTCCCCGCCATCCGGTTCCCGCTCTGA
- a CDS encoding N-terminal cleavage protein, whose protein sequence is MTSSPLPINCQIRRACPAAAAFTLIELLTVIAIIGILAAILIPTVGKVRQTARQSLCISRARELGSAIQLYSGDHRDQLPFPKDQAGKRWVVYIAPYIGSFTHNYDQYGEISGIKPNDAAIYGHPAVLCPTTPQDVIGTGRGVFGYNVKLNSTFNGSTMRDTPARVADLSAPSWFPVLGTSQPDKSGIQMSYVGPSPRAHDEYGFSGTYTNAGPSPNFGRKAIFLFADWHVAAHDVCNPDAWPWNGKGHQNDSFDVK, encoded by the coding sequence ATGACCTCATCCCCATTGCCCATCAACTGTCAAATCCGGCGTGCATGTCCCGCCGCTGCAGCCTTCACCCTCATCGAACTGCTCACCGTCATCGCCATCATCGGCATCCTTGCAGCCATCCTCATTCCCACGGTGGGGAAAGTTCGCCAGACCGCCCGGCAGTCCCTCTGCATCAGCCGCGCAAGGGAACTCGGCTCCGCCATTCAACTTTACTCTGGCGATCACCGCGACCAGCTTCCCTTCCCCAAAGACCAGGCAGGGAAACGCTGGGTCGTTTATATCGCTCCCTACATCGGCTCATTTACTCATAACTACGATCAGTATGGTGAGATCTCGGGCATCAAACCGAACGATGCCGCGATCTATGGTCACCCGGCGGTTCTTTGCCCGACGACTCCGCAGGACGTCATCGGAACGGGAAGGGGCGTTTTTGGATACAACGTCAAGCTCAACAGTACCTTTAACGGGAGTACCATGCGCGACACTCCCGCGCGCGTGGCCGACCTTTCCGCTCCTTCCTGGTTCCCGGTCCTGGGCACCTCGCAACCCGACAAAAGCGGTATCCAGATGTCCTATGTCGGTCCCTCGCCTCGTGCTCATGACGAATACGGTTTCAGCGGCACCTATACCAATGCCGGCCCCTCGCCAAACTTCGGGCGCAAGGCCATTTTCCTCTTCGCCGACTGGCATGTCGCCGCTCACGACGTCTGCAACCCCGACGCATGGCCTTGGAATGGGAAAGGACATCAGAATGATTCGTTCGACGTCAAATGA